The genomic segment GTTACGGAGGATCTTACGGCGGCGAGTAAGATCGAGGAAAGTCCCCTCGGTGCGGAGAACAGAGACGACGGCGACCATCGCGGCGGAGGAGGATGCGTTATGACGGTGGTGGTGATTAAGGTTTTCATGGTGGCCGTGCTCGCCTTGAGCACGAAGAAGCTAGCCGCGGGGATCACTCTCTCCGCCTTCTCCCTCCTCTTCCTCGAGCGTGTGTTCACACTCCTAAATCTCTGCCCCGACGCGCAGGTTCGGCTCGGTACGCTGATTGGGAAGCTCATAGGTAGGAAGCGTAtagagaagctagaagaatcgTCATCCTCACAGAGAGACAAGGTCTCTTTTGAAATCATCGAAAGCGTTGAGGAAACGTCGACATTGGATAAGGCGGAGGAGAGAGAGGTGCAGACGATCAGAGACGTGGTGTTCACGAAAGAGAAGAGTAAAAGCGCGAAGCTGAGATCAAAGATAGTGAAGAAGATTTTGCCGAAGAAGCTGAGGAGTTACAAGAAGAATAGGAAGATGAAGCTCGAAGAAAAAGAACGAGCGGTAGAggtagtagaagaagaagagttgttGACTGAAGTTTCCAGTTTGTATTCCGAGGATATAATGGAGAGCAAAGTATCTGAGGGAGATGAGATTGGTTCGAATCCGCCATTGTTGGAGAGCTGTGAAGAgatcgaggaagaagaagaagaagaatcaaaaggGGATCTAACGAAAGCGATTGTGCTGATGATAGTGATTGCTCTTGCTGGATTGTTAAGCGGCAAAGTCGTAGCTATTGGTCTGACACTCTCTTCGTGTCTGATTCTGAGATTGGTCTGCTGTAAATCTCAAACTAGTCTCTGAACTCCAAAAAAGACTCGGCCTTtgagaaattttgttttgttctgtttCCGTGGCAGTGGTGGGGCCTATGGATCAACGGGTTGCGGTGCTGAAAGGGAGTGTTGTTGGGTTGTTGGCAGTTCGAAGCTACAATTGTTTGCTTATGAAActgtaaattaaaaacaaaatcatatgaACAGAGGAAATTGTTAGTGCTTTATATAATGGTCAAAGAGTGAAAAGAAGTGGTTTACTGTGAAGGAGAACAAGTTATCAGTGTCTTTTGagaaattaattgttaatagtGAAAGGCACTCGAGGCAGAGCATTAACGTTTGTGTCGGCTAG from the Brassica oleracea var. oleracea cultivar TO1000 unplaced genomic scaffold, BOL UnpScaffold02147, whole genome shotgun sequence genome contains:
- the LOC106321610 gene encoding uncharacterized protein LOC106321610, with translation MPLPWKKSKSKSGRISRFVSGLQQSPKRGGSLVVETGFPTSLIDLFVKNRDRLNKSSSKRKKNKAQTQTLPNHSHPTGRSVLSPPPLPQKLDPPSVTEDLTAASKIEESPLGAENRDDGDHRGGGGCVMTVVVIKVFMVAVLALSTKKLAAGITLSAFSLLFLERVFTLLNLCPDAQVRLGTLIGKLIGRKRIEKLEESSSSQRDKVSFEIIESVEETSTLDKAEEREVQTIRDVVFTKEKSKSAKLRSKIVKKILPKKLRSYKKNRKMKLEEKERAVEVVEEEELLTEVSSLYSEDIMESKVSEGDEIGSNPPLLESCEEIEEEEEEESKGDLTKAIVLMIVIALAGLLSGKVVAIGLTLSSCLILRLVCCKSQTSL